A section of the Salvelinus sp. IW2-2015 linkage group LG7, ASM291031v2, whole genome shotgun sequence genome encodes:
- the LOC111966514 gene encoding cold shock domain-containing protein E1 isoform X4, which produces MERVHSEPPLARNTAPSTSAVAIPRSFSVSHKKHKRTPLYQRSMSFDPGMLHNNGHTAFANGTAAGIRETGVVEKLLTSYGFIQCSERQARLFFHCSQYNGNLQELKIGDDVEFEVSSDRRTGKPIAVKLLKIKPEVLPEERISGQVGPDSHASPFTVLHGYIHPVVSAIPTQLDGKSAPGQVPTGSVCYERNGEVFYLTYTPDDIEGNMHLDTGDKVSFYMETNKHTGAVSAHNIVLVKKKQMRCQGVVCATKEAFGFIERADVVKEIFFHYSEFKGDLEALQAGDDVEFTIKERNGKEVATDVRLLAQGTVIFEDISIEQFEGTVVKVIPKVPTKNQNDPLPGRICARISFTDKELLFGEKDTKSKVTLLEGDHVQFNISTDRRDKLERATNIDILPDTFHFTKESREMGVIAAMRDGFGFIKCVDRDARMFFHFSEVLEEGQLHISDEVEFTVVPVSPERTPMDMLSAQRNHAVRIKKLPKGTVSFHTQSEQRFVGVVEKEATAAITNNKSASPSKAKEKEAEEGVVSYEDCGVKLTVSYHVKDLEGATQPQAGDKVEFSINEVKRTGQQSAVTIKILNRTVNTKRLLGYIATLKDNFGFIETANHDQEIFFHYSELCGDLENLELGDTVEYTLSKGKGNKVSAEKVTKVVAVNGVGQDVGETVMLGKVVRPLRSVDPSQTEYQGLIELLEEDGTKCQNYSFGIVGMANKADCLQKGEMVKFQLCTVAQTGQTMACNVVPQRKALVECVKDQFGFITYEVGESKKLFFHVKEVHDGLELQTGDEVEFSVILNQRTGKCSACNVRRVSEGPKPVATPRPDRLVNRLKSITLDDASAPRLVIVRQPRGPDNSKGFNVERKTRQPGVID; this is translated from the exons ACAGGAGTGGTGGAGAAGCTGCTCACCTCCTACGGGTTCATCCAGTGCTCGGAGCGGCAGGCGCGCCTCTTCTTTCACTGCTCCCAGTACAACGGCAACCTTCAGGAGCTCAAGATAGGAG ATGATGTGGAGTTTGAAGTGTCCTCAGACAGGCGCACTGGCAAGCCCATAGCAGTGAAGCTGCTTAAGATCAAACCAGAGGTGCTTCCAGAGGAGCGCATCTCGGGCCAGGTGGGGCCAGACTCGCACGCCTCTCCCTTTACTGTGCTGCATGGTTATATTCATCCA GTTGTCTCAGCGATTCCCACTCAACTGGATGGCAAATCTGCACCGGGGCAGGTGCCCACTGGCAGTGTGTGTTACGAGAGAAACGGG GAGGTGTTTTACCTGACCTACACCCCAGATGACATAGAGGGCAACATGCACCTGGACACGGGAGACAAAGTCAGCTTCTATATGGAAACCAACAAGCA CACTGGTGCAGTCAGTGCTCACAACATCGTCCTGGTAAAGAAGAAACAGATGAGGTGCCAGGGGGTTGTCTGTGCCACCAAG GAGGCCTTTGGGTTCATTGAGAGGGCTGACGTGGTGAAGGAGATCTTCTTCCACTACAGCGAGTTCAAGGGTGACCTGGAGGCCCTTCAGGCCGGCGACGACGTGGAGTTCACCATCAAAGAGAGAAAC GGGAAAGAGGTGGCCACCGACGTGAGGCTGCTCGCCCAGGGAACCGTCATATTTGAGGACATCAGCATTGAGCAGTTTGAAGGCACTGTCGTCAAAGTCATCCCTAAAGTTCCAACCAAGAACCAG AATGATCCGCTCCCAGGCCGAATCTGTGCTAGGATCAGCTTCACGGACAAGGAGCTCCTATTCGGCGAGAAGGATACCAAGTCCAAGGTGACCCTGCTGGAGGGCGACCATGTGCAGTTCAACATCTCAACAGACCGCAGGGACAAGCTGGAGCGGGCCACCAACATCGACATCCTGCCCGACACCTTCCACTTCACTAAGGAGTCCCGTGAGATG GGTGTGATCGCTGCAATGCGTGACGGCTTTGGCTTCATCAAGTGTGTGGACCGGGACGCCAGGATGTTCTTTCACTTTAGCGAGGTGCTGGAGGAGGGCCAGCTGCACATCTCTGATGAAGTCGAGTTCACAGTTGTGCCCGTGAGTCCAGAGAGAACGCCCATG GACATGCTGTCTGCCCAGAGGAACCACGCGGTGCGCATAAAGAAGCTGCCCAAGGGCACAGTCTCCTTCCACACCCAGTCTGAGCAGCGCTTTGTGGGTGTGGTGGAGAAGGAGGCCACAGCAGCCATCACCAACAACAAGAGCGCCAGCCCCAGCAAGGCCAAAGAGAAG GAAGCAGAAGAGGGAGTGGTTTCTTATGAGGACTGTGGAGTGAAGCTGACTGTGTCGTACCACGTCAAAGATCTGGAGGGAGCTACCCAGCCACAGGCAGGAGACAAG GTGGAGTTCTCCATCAATGAGGTAAAGAGGACGGGCCAACAGAGCGCTGTCACCATCAAGATCCTCAACCGCACTGTCAACACCAAGAGGCTGCTGGGATACATTGCCACACTGAAAGACAACTTTGGCTTCATAGAGACAGCCAATCACGATCAAGAGATCTTCTTTCATTACAG TGAGCTGTGTGGAGACTTGGAGAACCTGGAGCTGGGCGACACTGTGGAATACACCCTGTCCAAGGGCAAAGGAAACAAAGTCAGCGCTGAGAAGGTTACTAAGGTGGTAGCAG TGAATGGTGTGGGGCAGGATGTTGGTGAGACGGTGATGTTGGGGAAGGTGGTGCGCCCTCTGCGCAGTGTGGACCCGTCCCAGACAGAGTACCAGGGGCTCATTGAGCTCTTGGAGGAAG ATGGCACAAAGTGCCAGAATTACTCCTTTGGCATCGTGGGCATGGCGAACAAGGCAGACTGTCTGCAGAAAGGCGAGATGGTGAAGTTCCAGCTGTGCACAGTGGCTCAGACAGGACAGACGATGGCCTGCAACGTTGTCCCCCAACGTAAAGCCCTGGTGGAGTGCGTCAAGGACCAG TTTGGTTTTATCACGTATGAAGTTGGCGAGagtaagaagctgtttttccatgTCAAAGAGGTGCATGATGGCTTAGAGCTCCAGACCGGGGATGAGGTGGAGTTCTCAGTCATCCTCAACCAACGCACAGGGAAATGTAGTGCCTGCAACGTACGCAGAGTTAG TGAAGGGCCTAAACCGGTGGCAACCCCCCGTCCTGATCGCTTGGTCAACCGGCTCAAGAGCATCACCCTGGATGACGCTAGTGCCCCCCGCCTAGTTATTGTGAGACAGCCCCGCGGCCCTGACAATTCAAAG GGCTTCAATGTGGAGAGGAAGACCCGTCAACCGGGTGTCATTGACTGA
- the LOC111966514 gene encoding cold shock domain-containing protein E1 isoform X5, producing the protein MERVHSEPPLARNTAPSTSAVAIPRSFSVSHKKHKRTPLYQRSMSFDPGMLHNNGHTAFANGTAAGIRETGVVEKLLTSYGFIQCSERQARLFFHCSQYNGNLQELKIGDDVEFEVSSDRRTGKPIAVKLLKIKPEVLPEERISGQVGPDSHASPFTVLHGYIHPVVSAIPTQLDGKSAPGQVPTGSVCYERNGYGFLPTQEVFYLTYTPDDIEGNMHLDTGDKVSFYMETNKHTGAVSAHNIVLVKKKQMRCQGVVCATKEAFGFIERADVVKEIFFHYSEFKGDLEALQAGDDVEFTIKERNGKEVATDVRLLAQGTVIFEDISIEQFEGTVVKVIPKVPTKNQNDPLPGRICARISFTDKELLFGEKDTKSKVTLLEGDHVQFNISTDRRDKLERATNIDILPDTFHFTKESREMGVIAAMRDGFGFIKCVDRDARMFFHFSEVLEEGQLHISDEVEFTVVPDMLSAQRNHAVRIKKLPKGTVSFHTQSEQRFVGVVEKEATAAITNNKSASPSKAKEKEAEEGVVSYEDCGVKLTVSYHVKDLEGATQPQAGDKVEFSINEVKRTGQQSAVTIKILNRTVNTKRLLGYIATLKDNFGFIETANHDQEIFFHYSELCGDLENLELGDTVEYTLSKGKGNKVSAEKVTKVVAVNGVGQDVGETVMLGKVVRPLRSVDPSQTEYQGLIELLEEDGTKCQNYSFGIVGMANKADCLQKGEMVKFQLCTVAQTGQTMACNVVPQRKALVECVKDQFGFITYEVGESKKLFFHVKEVHDGLELQTGDEVEFSVILNQRTGKCSACNVRRVSEGPKPVATPRPDRLVNRLKSITLDDASAPRLVIVRQPRGPDNSKGFNVERKTRQPGVID; encoded by the exons ACAGGAGTGGTGGAGAAGCTGCTCACCTCCTACGGGTTCATCCAGTGCTCGGAGCGGCAGGCGCGCCTCTTCTTTCACTGCTCCCAGTACAACGGCAACCTTCAGGAGCTCAAGATAGGAG ATGATGTGGAGTTTGAAGTGTCCTCAGACAGGCGCACTGGCAAGCCCATAGCAGTGAAGCTGCTTAAGATCAAACCAGAGGTGCTTCCAGAGGAGCGCATCTCGGGCCAGGTGGGGCCAGACTCGCACGCCTCTCCCTTTACTGTGCTGCATGGTTATATTCATCCA GTTGTCTCAGCGATTCCCACTCAACTGGATGGCAAATCTGCACCGGGGCAGGTGCCCACTGGCAGTGTGTGTTACGAGAGAAACGGG TATGGATTCCTTCCCACGCAGGAGGTGTTTTACCTGACCTACACCCCAGATGACATAGAGGGCAACATGCACCTGGACACGGGAGACAAAGTCAGCTTCTATATGGAAACCAACAAGCA CACTGGTGCAGTCAGTGCTCACAACATCGTCCTGGTAAAGAAGAAACAGATGAGGTGCCAGGGGGTTGTCTGTGCCACCAAG GAGGCCTTTGGGTTCATTGAGAGGGCTGACGTGGTGAAGGAGATCTTCTTCCACTACAGCGAGTTCAAGGGTGACCTGGAGGCCCTTCAGGCCGGCGACGACGTGGAGTTCACCATCAAAGAGAGAAAC GGGAAAGAGGTGGCCACCGACGTGAGGCTGCTCGCCCAGGGAACCGTCATATTTGAGGACATCAGCATTGAGCAGTTTGAAGGCACTGTCGTCAAAGTCATCCCTAAAGTTCCAACCAAGAACCAG AATGATCCGCTCCCAGGCCGAATCTGTGCTAGGATCAGCTTCACGGACAAGGAGCTCCTATTCGGCGAGAAGGATACCAAGTCCAAGGTGACCCTGCTGGAGGGCGACCATGTGCAGTTCAACATCTCAACAGACCGCAGGGACAAGCTGGAGCGGGCCACCAACATCGACATCCTGCCCGACACCTTCCACTTCACTAAGGAGTCCCGTGAGATG GGTGTGATCGCTGCAATGCGTGACGGCTTTGGCTTCATCAAGTGTGTGGACCGGGACGCCAGGATGTTCTTTCACTTTAGCGAGGTGCTGGAGGAGGGCCAGCTGCACATCTCTGATGAAGTCGAGTTCACAGTTGTGCCC GACATGCTGTCTGCCCAGAGGAACCACGCGGTGCGCATAAAGAAGCTGCCCAAGGGCACAGTCTCCTTCCACACCCAGTCTGAGCAGCGCTTTGTGGGTGTGGTGGAGAAGGAGGCCACAGCAGCCATCACCAACAACAAGAGCGCCAGCCCCAGCAAGGCCAAAGAGAAG GAAGCAGAAGAGGGAGTGGTTTCTTATGAGGACTGTGGAGTGAAGCTGACTGTGTCGTACCACGTCAAAGATCTGGAGGGAGCTACCCAGCCACAGGCAGGAGACAAG GTGGAGTTCTCCATCAATGAGGTAAAGAGGACGGGCCAACAGAGCGCTGTCACCATCAAGATCCTCAACCGCACTGTCAACACCAAGAGGCTGCTGGGATACATTGCCACACTGAAAGACAACTTTGGCTTCATAGAGACAGCCAATCACGATCAAGAGATCTTCTTTCATTACAG TGAGCTGTGTGGAGACTTGGAGAACCTGGAGCTGGGCGACACTGTGGAATACACCCTGTCCAAGGGCAAAGGAAACAAAGTCAGCGCTGAGAAGGTTACTAAGGTGGTAGCAG TGAATGGTGTGGGGCAGGATGTTGGTGAGACGGTGATGTTGGGGAAGGTGGTGCGCCCTCTGCGCAGTGTGGACCCGTCCCAGACAGAGTACCAGGGGCTCATTGAGCTCTTGGAGGAAG ATGGCACAAAGTGCCAGAATTACTCCTTTGGCATCGTGGGCATGGCGAACAAGGCAGACTGTCTGCAGAAAGGCGAGATGGTGAAGTTCCAGCTGTGCACAGTGGCTCAGACAGGACAGACGATGGCCTGCAACGTTGTCCCCCAACGTAAAGCCCTGGTGGAGTGCGTCAAGGACCAG TTTGGTTTTATCACGTATGAAGTTGGCGAGagtaagaagctgtttttccatgTCAAAGAGGTGCATGATGGCTTAGAGCTCCAGACCGGGGATGAGGTGGAGTTCTCAGTCATCCTCAACCAACGCACAGGGAAATGTAGTGCCTGCAACGTACGCAGAGTTAG TGAAGGGCCTAAACCGGTGGCAACCCCCCGTCCTGATCGCTTGGTCAACCGGCTCAAGAGCATCACCCTGGATGACGCTAGTGCCCCCCGCCTAGTTATTGTGAGACAGCCCCGCGGCCCTGACAATTCAAAG GGCTTCAATGTGGAGAGGAAGACCCGTCAACCGGGTGTCATTGACTGA
- the LOC111966514 gene encoding cold shock domain-containing protein E1 isoform X1 — translation MERVHSEPPLARNTAPSTSAVAIPRSFSVSHKKHKRTPLYQRSMSFDPGMLHNNGHTAFANGTAAGIRETGVVEKLLTSYGFIQCSERQARLFFHCSQYNGNLQELKIGDDVEFEVSSDRRTGKPIAVKLLKIKPEVLPEERISGQVGPDSHASPFTVLHGYIHPVVSAIPTQLDGKSAPGQVPTGSVCYERNGEVFYLTYTPDDIEGNMHLDTGDKVSFYMETNKHTGAVSAHNIVLVKKKQMRCQGVVCATKEAFGFIERADVVKEIFFHYSEFKGDLEALQAGDDVEFTIKERNGKEVATDVRLLAQGTVIFEDISIEQFEGTVVKVIPKVPTKNQNDPLPGRICARISFTDKELLFGEKDTKSKVTLLEGDHVQFNISTDRRDKLERATNIDILPDTFHFTKESREMVRTMRRSMGVIAAMRDGFGFIKCVDRDARMFFHFSEVLEEGQLHISDEVEFTVVPVSPERTPMDMLSAQRNHAVRIKKLPKGTVSFHTQSEQRFVGVVEKEATAAITNNKSASPSKAKEKEAEEGVVSYEDCGVKLTVSYHVKDLEGATQPQAGDKVEFSINEVKRTGQQSAVTIKILNRTVNTKRLLGYIATLKDNFGFIETANHDQEIFFHYSELCGDLENLELGDTVEYTLSKGKGNKVSAEKVTKVVAVNGVGQDVGETVMLGKVVRPLRSVDPSQTEYQGLIELLEEDGTKCQNYSFGIVGMANKADCLQKGEMVKFQLCTVAQTGQTMACNVVPQRKALVECVKDQFGFITYEVGESKKLFFHVKEVHDGLELQTGDEVEFSVILNQRTGKCSACNVRRVSEGPKPVATPRPDRLVNRLKSITLDDASAPRLVIVRQPRGPDNSKGFNVERKTRQPGVID, via the exons ACAGGAGTGGTGGAGAAGCTGCTCACCTCCTACGGGTTCATCCAGTGCTCGGAGCGGCAGGCGCGCCTCTTCTTTCACTGCTCCCAGTACAACGGCAACCTTCAGGAGCTCAAGATAGGAG ATGATGTGGAGTTTGAAGTGTCCTCAGACAGGCGCACTGGCAAGCCCATAGCAGTGAAGCTGCTTAAGATCAAACCAGAGGTGCTTCCAGAGGAGCGCATCTCGGGCCAGGTGGGGCCAGACTCGCACGCCTCTCCCTTTACTGTGCTGCATGGTTATATTCATCCA GTTGTCTCAGCGATTCCCACTCAACTGGATGGCAAATCTGCACCGGGGCAGGTGCCCACTGGCAGTGTGTGTTACGAGAGAAACGGG GAGGTGTTTTACCTGACCTACACCCCAGATGACATAGAGGGCAACATGCACCTGGACACGGGAGACAAAGTCAGCTTCTATATGGAAACCAACAAGCA CACTGGTGCAGTCAGTGCTCACAACATCGTCCTGGTAAAGAAGAAACAGATGAGGTGCCAGGGGGTTGTCTGTGCCACCAAG GAGGCCTTTGGGTTCATTGAGAGGGCTGACGTGGTGAAGGAGATCTTCTTCCACTACAGCGAGTTCAAGGGTGACCTGGAGGCCCTTCAGGCCGGCGACGACGTGGAGTTCACCATCAAAGAGAGAAAC GGGAAAGAGGTGGCCACCGACGTGAGGCTGCTCGCCCAGGGAACCGTCATATTTGAGGACATCAGCATTGAGCAGTTTGAAGGCACTGTCGTCAAAGTCATCCCTAAAGTTCCAACCAAGAACCAG AATGATCCGCTCCCAGGCCGAATCTGTGCTAGGATCAGCTTCACGGACAAGGAGCTCCTATTCGGCGAGAAGGATACCAAGTCCAAGGTGACCCTGCTGGAGGGCGACCATGTGCAGTTCAACATCTCAACAGACCGCAGGGACAAGCTGGAGCGGGCCACCAACATCGACATCCTGCCCGACACCTTCCACTTCACTAAGGAGTCCCGTGAGATGGTAAGGACCATGAGGAGATCTATG GGTGTGATCGCTGCAATGCGTGACGGCTTTGGCTTCATCAAGTGTGTGGACCGGGACGCCAGGATGTTCTTTCACTTTAGCGAGGTGCTGGAGGAGGGCCAGCTGCACATCTCTGATGAAGTCGAGTTCACAGTTGTGCCCGTGAGTCCAGAGAGAACGCCCATG GACATGCTGTCTGCCCAGAGGAACCACGCGGTGCGCATAAAGAAGCTGCCCAAGGGCACAGTCTCCTTCCACACCCAGTCTGAGCAGCGCTTTGTGGGTGTGGTGGAGAAGGAGGCCACAGCAGCCATCACCAACAACAAGAGCGCCAGCCCCAGCAAGGCCAAAGAGAAG GAAGCAGAAGAGGGAGTGGTTTCTTATGAGGACTGTGGAGTGAAGCTGACTGTGTCGTACCACGTCAAAGATCTGGAGGGAGCTACCCAGCCACAGGCAGGAGACAAG GTGGAGTTCTCCATCAATGAGGTAAAGAGGACGGGCCAACAGAGCGCTGTCACCATCAAGATCCTCAACCGCACTGTCAACACCAAGAGGCTGCTGGGATACATTGCCACACTGAAAGACAACTTTGGCTTCATAGAGACAGCCAATCACGATCAAGAGATCTTCTTTCATTACAG TGAGCTGTGTGGAGACTTGGAGAACCTGGAGCTGGGCGACACTGTGGAATACACCCTGTCCAAGGGCAAAGGAAACAAAGTCAGCGCTGAGAAGGTTACTAAGGTGGTAGCAG TGAATGGTGTGGGGCAGGATGTTGGTGAGACGGTGATGTTGGGGAAGGTGGTGCGCCCTCTGCGCAGTGTGGACCCGTCCCAGACAGAGTACCAGGGGCTCATTGAGCTCTTGGAGGAAG ATGGCACAAAGTGCCAGAATTACTCCTTTGGCATCGTGGGCATGGCGAACAAGGCAGACTGTCTGCAGAAAGGCGAGATGGTGAAGTTCCAGCTGTGCACAGTGGCTCAGACAGGACAGACGATGGCCTGCAACGTTGTCCCCCAACGTAAAGCCCTGGTGGAGTGCGTCAAGGACCAG TTTGGTTTTATCACGTATGAAGTTGGCGAGagtaagaagctgtttttccatgTCAAAGAGGTGCATGATGGCTTAGAGCTCCAGACCGGGGATGAGGTGGAGTTCTCAGTCATCCTCAACCAACGCACAGGGAAATGTAGTGCCTGCAACGTACGCAGAGTTAG TGAAGGGCCTAAACCGGTGGCAACCCCCCGTCCTGATCGCTTGGTCAACCGGCTCAAGAGCATCACCCTGGATGACGCTAGTGCCCCCCGCCTAGTTATTGTGAGACAGCCCCGCGGCCCTGACAATTCAAAG GGCTTCAATGTGGAGAGGAAGACCCGTCAACCGGGTGTCATTGACTGA
- the LOC111966514 gene encoding cold shock domain-containing protein E1 isoform X2 translates to MERVHSEPPLARNTAPSTSAVAIPRSFSVSHKKHKRTPLYQRSMSFDPGMLHNNGHTAFANGTAAGIRETGVVEKLLTSYGFIQCSERQARLFFHCSQYNGNLQELKIGDDVEFEVSSDRRTGKPIAVKLLKIKPEVLPEERISGQVGPDSHASPFTVLHGYIHPVVSAIPTQLDGKSAPGQVPTGSVCYERNGYGFLPTQEVFYLTYTPDDIEGNMHLDTGDKVSFYMETNKHTGAVSAHNIVLVKKKQMRCQGVVCATKEAFGFIERADVVKEIFFHYSEFKGDLEALQAGDDVEFTIKERNGKEVATDVRLLAQGTVIFEDISIEQFEGTVVKVIPKVPTKNQNDPLPGRICARISFTDKELLFGEKDTKSKVTLLEGDHVQFNISTDRRDKLERATNIDILPDTFHFTKESREMGVIAAMRDGFGFIKCVDRDARMFFHFSEVLEEGQLHISDEVEFTVVPVSPERTPMDMLSAQRNHAVRIKKLPKGTVSFHTQSEQRFVGVVEKEATAAITNNKSASPSKAKEKEAEEGVVSYEDCGVKLTVSYHVKDLEGATQPQAGDKVEFSINEVKRTGQQSAVTIKILNRTVNTKRLLGYIATLKDNFGFIETANHDQEIFFHYSELCGDLENLELGDTVEYTLSKGKGNKVSAEKVTKVVAVNGVGQDVGETVMLGKVVRPLRSVDPSQTEYQGLIELLEEDGTKCQNYSFGIVGMANKADCLQKGEMVKFQLCTVAQTGQTMACNVVPQRKALVECVKDQFGFITYEVGESKKLFFHVKEVHDGLELQTGDEVEFSVILNQRTGKCSACNVRRVSEGPKPVATPRPDRLVNRLKSITLDDASAPRLVIVRQPRGPDNSKGFNVERKTRQPGVID, encoded by the exons ACAGGAGTGGTGGAGAAGCTGCTCACCTCCTACGGGTTCATCCAGTGCTCGGAGCGGCAGGCGCGCCTCTTCTTTCACTGCTCCCAGTACAACGGCAACCTTCAGGAGCTCAAGATAGGAG ATGATGTGGAGTTTGAAGTGTCCTCAGACAGGCGCACTGGCAAGCCCATAGCAGTGAAGCTGCTTAAGATCAAACCAGAGGTGCTTCCAGAGGAGCGCATCTCGGGCCAGGTGGGGCCAGACTCGCACGCCTCTCCCTTTACTGTGCTGCATGGTTATATTCATCCA GTTGTCTCAGCGATTCCCACTCAACTGGATGGCAAATCTGCACCGGGGCAGGTGCCCACTGGCAGTGTGTGTTACGAGAGAAACGGG TATGGATTCCTTCCCACGCAGGAGGTGTTTTACCTGACCTACACCCCAGATGACATAGAGGGCAACATGCACCTGGACACGGGAGACAAAGTCAGCTTCTATATGGAAACCAACAAGCA CACTGGTGCAGTCAGTGCTCACAACATCGTCCTGGTAAAGAAGAAACAGATGAGGTGCCAGGGGGTTGTCTGTGCCACCAAG GAGGCCTTTGGGTTCATTGAGAGGGCTGACGTGGTGAAGGAGATCTTCTTCCACTACAGCGAGTTCAAGGGTGACCTGGAGGCCCTTCAGGCCGGCGACGACGTGGAGTTCACCATCAAAGAGAGAAAC GGGAAAGAGGTGGCCACCGACGTGAGGCTGCTCGCCCAGGGAACCGTCATATTTGAGGACATCAGCATTGAGCAGTTTGAAGGCACTGTCGTCAAAGTCATCCCTAAAGTTCCAACCAAGAACCAG AATGATCCGCTCCCAGGCCGAATCTGTGCTAGGATCAGCTTCACGGACAAGGAGCTCCTATTCGGCGAGAAGGATACCAAGTCCAAGGTGACCCTGCTGGAGGGCGACCATGTGCAGTTCAACATCTCAACAGACCGCAGGGACAAGCTGGAGCGGGCCACCAACATCGACATCCTGCCCGACACCTTCCACTTCACTAAGGAGTCCCGTGAGATG GGTGTGATCGCTGCAATGCGTGACGGCTTTGGCTTCATCAAGTGTGTGGACCGGGACGCCAGGATGTTCTTTCACTTTAGCGAGGTGCTGGAGGAGGGCCAGCTGCACATCTCTGATGAAGTCGAGTTCACAGTTGTGCCCGTGAGTCCAGAGAGAACGCCCATG GACATGCTGTCTGCCCAGAGGAACCACGCGGTGCGCATAAAGAAGCTGCCCAAGGGCACAGTCTCCTTCCACACCCAGTCTGAGCAGCGCTTTGTGGGTGTGGTGGAGAAGGAGGCCACAGCAGCCATCACCAACAACAAGAGCGCCAGCCCCAGCAAGGCCAAAGAGAAG GAAGCAGAAGAGGGAGTGGTTTCTTATGAGGACTGTGGAGTGAAGCTGACTGTGTCGTACCACGTCAAAGATCTGGAGGGAGCTACCCAGCCACAGGCAGGAGACAAG GTGGAGTTCTCCATCAATGAGGTAAAGAGGACGGGCCAACAGAGCGCTGTCACCATCAAGATCCTCAACCGCACTGTCAACACCAAGAGGCTGCTGGGATACATTGCCACACTGAAAGACAACTTTGGCTTCATAGAGACAGCCAATCACGATCAAGAGATCTTCTTTCATTACAG TGAGCTGTGTGGAGACTTGGAGAACCTGGAGCTGGGCGACACTGTGGAATACACCCTGTCCAAGGGCAAAGGAAACAAAGTCAGCGCTGAGAAGGTTACTAAGGTGGTAGCAG TGAATGGTGTGGGGCAGGATGTTGGTGAGACGGTGATGTTGGGGAAGGTGGTGCGCCCTCTGCGCAGTGTGGACCCGTCCCAGACAGAGTACCAGGGGCTCATTGAGCTCTTGGAGGAAG ATGGCACAAAGTGCCAGAATTACTCCTTTGGCATCGTGGGCATGGCGAACAAGGCAGACTGTCTGCAGAAAGGCGAGATGGTGAAGTTCCAGCTGTGCACAGTGGCTCAGACAGGACAGACGATGGCCTGCAACGTTGTCCCCCAACGTAAAGCCCTGGTGGAGTGCGTCAAGGACCAG TTTGGTTTTATCACGTATGAAGTTGGCGAGagtaagaagctgtttttccatgTCAAAGAGGTGCATGATGGCTTAGAGCTCCAGACCGGGGATGAGGTGGAGTTCTCAGTCATCCTCAACCAACGCACAGGGAAATGTAGTGCCTGCAACGTACGCAGAGTTAG TGAAGGGCCTAAACCGGTGGCAACCCCCCGTCCTGATCGCTTGGTCAACCGGCTCAAGAGCATCACCCTGGATGACGCTAGTGCCCCCCGCCTAGTTATTGTGAGACAGCCCCGCGGCCCTGACAATTCAAAG GGCTTCAATGTGGAGAGGAAGACCCGTCAACCGGGTGTCATTGACTGA